The Ovis canadensis isolate MfBH-ARS-UI-01 breed Bighorn chromosome 13, ARS-UI_OviCan_v2, whole genome shotgun sequence genome includes a region encoding these proteins:
- the PDRG1 gene encoding p53 and DNA damage-regulated protein 1, with protein sequence MLSPEAERVLRYLVEVEELAEEVLADKRQIVDLDTKRNRNREGLRALQKDLSLTEDVMVCFGNMFIRMPHPETKEMIEKDQEHLDKEIERLRKQLKVKVNRLFEAQGKPELKGFNLTPLNQDELKALKVILKG encoded by the exons ATGCTGTCGCCCGAGGCGGAGCGGGTGCTGCGGTAcctggtggaggtggaggagctCGCCGAGGAGGTGCTGGCGGACAAACGACAG ATTGTGGACCTGGATACCAAAAGGAATCGGAACCGGGAGGGCCTGAGGGCCCTGCAGAAGGATCTCAGCCTCACTG AAGACGTGATGGTTTGCTTTGGGAACATGTTTATCAGGATGCCTCACCCTGAGACAAAGGAAATGATTGAGAAAG ATCAGGAACATCTggataaagaaatagaaagactCCGGAAACAACTTAAAGTGAAGGTCAATCGCCTCTTTGAGGCCCAAG GCAAACCGGAGCTGAAGGGCTTTAACCTGACCCCCCTCAACCAGGATGAGCTTAAAGCTCTCAAGGTCATCTTGAAAGGATGA